The Pongo pygmaeus isolate AG05252 chromosome 18, NHGRI_mPonPyg2-v2.0_pri, whole genome shotgun sequence DNA window ATTATAAGGACGAAATTGTGAGAAAaccaaaaattaatgcaaaatatatatttttttaccccCCATATCACACAATATAAGTGGCTGCTTTATGTCTGAAAAAGTAAATACTTTGCAGGTGTTTACACCAAAACCAAAGAACCTACAACTGATATCAAGAAGCTGCAAAATAAGGTAATGCTTTTATcatcagagtttttttttctttttttgagacggtctcgctctgtcactcaggctggagtggagtggtgcaatcttggctcactacagactgcagccttgacctctcaggttcaagcaattctcccacctcagcctccctagtaactgagactacaggcacattccaccacagccagctaatttttgtatttctatagagacagttttaccatgttgcccaggctggtctccaactcctggactaaagcaatccacccaccttggcctcccaaagtgctgggatcacaggtgtgagccactgcgcctagccagaAATCTTAAACATAACTTTATGTATTCAACTaacctctgtttttcttttaaagcagaaCATCTCTATGTAGTACCAAGAAGTAGAAAAAGATGAAGTCACAATCAGCTAAACTTGCTTTAAATTCTAGATAAAATATTAACTGTAGTAGTAATTCCTTGAGAAATTTCTAGCAACAGCTTACCATCTTCATAACAAGATTTGTTTACAAGTCCTGGATTTTCTGCAAGAGCTTCATTAATTTCAGTTACTTCTCCTGATAAAGGAGAATAGAGTTCACTAGCAGCTTTCACACTTTCCAAAGCACCAAACTcatctaaatggaaaaaaaattaaagaaaacatgaaatgTTACAAGTCAGTTActtgaaaacacaaaatatgaaaaagtagATTCCTGTCATATagctatgattttaaaattccaaatttctttttttttttttttgagatggagtctcgctctgttgcccaggctggagtgcagtggcgcaatctcgcctcactgcaagctccacctcccaagggttcatgccattctcctgcctcagcctcccgagtagctaggactacaggcgcccccccgccaccacgcccttctaatttttggtatttttagtagagatggggtttcaccgtgttagctaggatggtctcaatctcctgatgtcgtgatccgcccgcctcggcctcccaaagtgctgggattacaggcgtgagccaccgcgcctggctctttttttttttttttttttttcagacggagtcttgctctgttgccaggctacagtacaatggcatgatctcggctcactgccacctctccctcctgggttcaagccattctcctgcctcagcctcccaagtagctatgatttcaggcgcacgccaccacgccgagctaatttttgtatttttagtagagacagcgtttcactgtgttggccaggctggtcttgaactcctgacctagtgatcaacctgcctcagcctcccaaagtgctgggattacaaccgtgagccaccatgcctggcctaaatttctttaattaaaaataaaaccataagttTTGTCAGGCTATAATAACCACGAGAAGGGTATATATTGTCTCAATAAAGTGGACCTATCTGTGTGTCCTGGACACAGTGAATAACAAATGGTGATGTGCCTGAATGCCAGATGTGTGTAGGTTCACTAAAACTCCATGTTCTTGCAACTTAGCTGtggctcagaaaaaaacaaaatgaaaactttaGAATGTTCCAGTGACAGTGAAGTACCTTGTATCAGATAACAATTATAAgctctgggccgggcgtggtggctcatgcctgtaattccagcactttggaagaccaaggcaggcagatcacctgaggtcagtagtttgaaaccagcctagccaacatggtctctactaaaatacaaaaaaattagccgggcatggtggtgggcacctataatcccagctacttgggagactgaggcaggagaatcgcttgaacccaggaggtggaggttgcagtgagccgagaccatgccattgcactccagccttggtgacagcgtgagactccatctcaaaaacaaaaaaccacaattatAAACTCTGAACTActggccaggaacggtggctcacgcctgtaatcccaacactttgggaagccaaggtgggtagatcacttgaggtcgggagttcaggaccagcctggccaacatggtgaaaccccgcctctaccaaaaactcaaaaaaaaaaaaaaaaaaaaattagcctggtgtggtggtgtgtgcctgtagtcccgtctactcgggtggctgaaaaaggagaattgcttgaacctgggaggcggaggttgcagtgggccaatatcgtgccattgcattccagcctgggcaacagagcaagactccgtctcaaaaaaataaaaagaagaagagaaaaaaaaaagcacagtttaaaaaaatgctgaaaagttAACAGTCTTAGGGACCCTATAGGACAATATCAAGTGATATGACGAACACGTCtcaaatcagagaagaaaaaaggaatgaagtgggaagagaaagaaatcatgACTAAAATAAGAAGTCTCcaaatttaattgaaaaaaaaattcaatctacagattcaagaagcttgGTAAATCCCAAAAGCAGCCAAAAGTAACACACACACTGTGTGATTCCTTTCATATAAAGTTAAAGAATAGGCAAAATAAACCTATGGTGTAGAAACGAGAGAAGAGGTCATCTATTTGACTGGGAAGGTTTATTTAAGtgtatacatttgttaaaactcagTGAATTGTACACTTCTGGTCCATGCATTTCACTGTATGTAGAttttacatcaagttaaaaaactaCCTTTAGCAGAATGTCTTAAAAGGGTATTCATTAGTTTAAGGATATTATCTAACATATTGATAttaatagactttttttctttttttttttttgagacggagtcttgctctgtcgcccaggctggagtacagtgatgggatctcggctcactgcaaactccgcctcccaagttccagcaattctcctgtctcagcctctgagtagcaattacgtttgcaccaacctaatacttggGTCAAAAGCACtctaattggctgggcacggtggctcacacttgtaatctcaacattttgggaagccaaggcgggcggatcacttgaggtcaggagttcgagaccagcctggccaacatggggaaactccgtctctactaaaaatacaaaaattagctgggcgtggtggcacgtgcctgagacacaagaatcacttgaacccaggaggcagaggttacagtgggccgagatgatgtcactgccctccagcctgggtgacaaagtaagactgtctccaaaaaaaaagaaagcactctAATTAATCCAGGGTACAAACAAATTACTATTCAATGTAAGCAAAATTCATGGCATGGATCATTCTAAGATCCTAAGAACACTCACCTTGTTTGTTCAATTTTGTCCCAACTTCAGGCAGACTACAGTAAACAACATCTCCCAACGCTTCctaaataaaacaagacaaaaccaaaaatctCTAAGAAGTTACAACTAAACCCTCCAGTAAACAGAACAAGCCAAATACTGAATCCCCTATAATGAAgatttagtatatattttatactggAGGGGCTACATTCTTGAGTTTTCCTTAAAATCCTTTAAACATGTAAAAACTACTCTCAGTTAGGtgtggtagttcacgcctgtaatcccggcacttcgcAAGGcccaaggtgggcacatcacttgaggtcagaagttcgagaccagcctggttgacatggtgaaacccagtctctaataaaaatacaaaaattagccgggtgtggtggcaggcacttgtaatcccagctactcaggaggatgaggcaggagaatcacttaaatctgggaggcagaggttgcagtgagctgagattgcacctgtgtactccagccttggcgacagagcaagactccatgtcaagaataaaaataaatggctgggtgcggtggctcatgcctgtaatcccagctcttagggaggcagaggtgggaggatagcttgagcctaggagtttgagacctgccttggcaatatagcaagaccctgttctccaaaactaagtaaaataaaatgattttaaaaaactattctcAACCCAGGAGCTGCAAGAGACCAGCCACCAGCCAGAGCTGGCTCACAGGCTTAAGCAACCTAACACAAGCCTCATGCCCCACACAACACTGCtagctctttgttttgtttggttttgagacagagtttctctcttgttgcccaggctggagtgcagtggcctgatctcggctcactgcaacctccgcctcccaggttcaagcgattctcctgcctcagcctcccaagtagctgggattacaggtgcccgccaccatgcccagctaattttttttaattttttgctagagatgcagtttcaccatgttggccagctggtcttgaacgtttgacctcagatgatcgacttgcctaggccttccaaagtgctaggattacaggtgtgagacactgcgcccagcaaaCACTGCTAGCTCTTCTGAGCATGAACATATTTGGTGTTCTTCCACCTCCGCAGTTTTATGTACACCATTGCCCCCAAAGCATTTGCTGAAATCCTGCTCACTGATTCTACAAATCATAGTCCTCACACCTTGTACTCCCTGAAGTCCTTGACTCCAGAAAGAAGTGGTCCCTCCATCAGGTAAGTGAATTACAACCCCACCGTTCCGATGCTATCATGTAATAATGTTTGCAAGTCATTCTCATGTAGGTTAATTCCCCTCACAAATAAACTCTAGGAGGTAAGGACGACATCTTACATAACATCTCAAAAACTATCCGACACTAGGCCTCATAGTAGGTATACAGAGATGCCAAGGAAGATATAATTGTCAGTGATTCTCAACACACAAGAATCTTACATGTCTGAGGAATTTTGTACAGTCACGTGCCGCCTAATGGCGTTTTAGTCAACAACAGGCCACATAAATGACAGTGGTCCCATGAAATTATAATATAGTTAGTATcacttatccaaaatgcttgggaccagaagtgtatTGGATTTCAGAATTTGGAATACTTGCATTATACTTAACATATGAGCACTCCTCATCCAAGATTCTggaatccaaaatgctccaatgagcatttttttttaagagtcacgttggtgctcaaaaagtttcagatttttggaGTATTTCAGGGATTACAGATGCTCAACCTgtgccatatttttactgtaccttctcTGTGTTTtgataggcaattgtaacacaattgcctacagtattcagtacagtaacatgctgtacaggtttgtagcccaggagcaaaggctataccatatagccaaGGTGTGtaataggctgtaccatctaggtgtGTGTAAGGGCACCCTAGGAGGCTCACATAAGGACGCAATCCCCTAGGAGGCAGTTATCAGAACATAGCtccatcattaagtgacacatgactgcaTTCCCATCAGTTAACACATCCCCCCTTCCCCGCCTCACCCAATACATACATCCAGTTGAAAATCACTGAACATGCCAGTATTTGGCTTCTCATGTTCTCTTAAACAGTATCGCCatatggaattgaggggaatttACAGAGAAAAGATGGGCTAAATAAAAGCCTTCCCTTTGTGTCATCTGTGCCTATTGAGGTTTTCTTTCTTCCCGTCCTCCTGGTCACGTGTGTATCACTGGACCCACAAAATGCTGGTAACACCctgttcttctttttcctctttccttaatTGCCCAgtacaaaacacacacatttcCTTCTTGAATAGGACATGTTTCCTACTTTCAGTGTTAAGCTTGCAACGTCTCTTAAAATACCACATAATGCCCTAACTAAATTATGTTTTACTTAATTCAACTCTGGTtggttttcttactttctttcttttttttttttttggagatggagtcttactctgtcacccaggctagagtgcagtggtacaatctcggctcactgcaacttctgcctcccaggttcaagtgattctcctgtctcagactcctgacgagctgggattacaggtgtgtaccaccaagaccagctaatttttgcattttgcagtgacatgatcatggttcactgcagcctcaacctcctgggctccagcgatcctcctgccttagcctcctgagtagctgggaccacaggcgtgagccaccatgctaggctaatttttttttttttaacttttggtagagacggggtttcactatgttgaccaggctggtcttgaactcctggcctcaagcaatcctcttgcctcagcctcccaaagtgttgggattacaggcatgagccacctcacacagcctaaacactttttaaaaggtaGAGATAAAGCAAATTATGCAAGAGCACACTGACAATATTTCAATATAATCCAATACCTGTGCAAAATTGCTGATTCCCACTGTTCCAATGCCATTTTCTGTTGTTACCCATTCGTGTTTCTCTGTGAATTTACGCACTAAAACAGAAGACCAATATTTCAGAAAAGCAGTAGCATTACTTCTTAAGAAGCACTTTTCATTATCATTCCTTTCAAAAGACTTTCCCAGAATTTGTGTTTGACCTGTTGACACTACCTTTAAATAGTGCATGgctcaggaaagaatgaagaTCATGTATAGAGATGACGCATTTAAACAGCAGTACCATTTAAGCAAAGATGACTTGATCTGAACACCTTGTACATCTTTTGGAGATTGGATTATCTGCTTTAACATTACTTAGCctaaatcacaaaagaaaattttggagCATATTTCAAATGTATACTTAACTATTACTGGTCTgtcttgcagaaaaaaaaatctgtccctCTGAAGACAGATTTGGGGTGATGAGATTTAGGGAGGCAGCATAAAG harbors:
- the GCSH gene encoding glycine cleavage system H protein, mitochondrial, with protein sequence MALRVVRSVRALLCTLRAVPSPAAPCPPRPWQLGVGAVRTLRTGPALLSVRKFTEKHEWVTTENGIGTVGISNFAQEALGDVVYCSLPEVGTKLNKQDEFGALESVKAASELYSPLSGEVTEINEALAENPGLVNKSCYEDGWLIKMTLSNPSELDELMSEEAYEKYIKSIEE